The following proteins are co-located in the Anas platyrhynchos isolate ZD024472 breed Pekin duck chromosome 1, IASCAAS_PekinDuck_T2T, whole genome shotgun sequence genome:
- the ARL1 gene encoding ADP-ribosylation factor-like protein 1: protein MGGFFSTIFSSLFGTREMRILILGLDGAGKTTILYRLQVGEVVTTIPTIGFNVETVTYKNLKFQVWDLGGQTSIRPYWRCYYSNTDAVIYVVDSCDRDRIGTSKSELVAMLEEEELKKAILVVFANKQDMEQAMTPTEMANALGLPALKDRKWQIFKTSATKGTGLDEAMEWLVEALKSRQ from the exons ATGG gGGGCTTTTTCTCCACCATCTTTTCCAGTTTGTTTGGAACTCGAGAGATGAGGATTCTCATCTTGGGGTtggatggagcaggaaaaacaaCCATTCTCTACAGGTTACAAGTTGGAGAAGTTGTTACCACCATTCCGA CAATTGGCTTCAATGTTGAAACGGTGACATACAAGAATCTGAAATTTCAAGTCTGGGACTTGGGAGGACAGACAAGCATaag gccATACTGGCGGTGTTACTATTCAAATACAGATGCAGTCATTTATGTAGTGGACAGCTGCGATCGAGACAGAATTGGCACTTCAAAATCAGAGCTTGTTGCTATGTTAGAG GAAGAAGAGTTGAAGAAAGCCATTTTGGTGGTGTTTGCAAATAAGCAGGACATGGAACAAGCGATGACTCCCACAGAAATGGCAAACGCCCTTGGTTTGCCAGCTTTGAAGGATCGAAAATGGCAGATCTTCAAAACCTCTGCAACTAAGGGTACTGGGCTTGATGAAGCAATGGAATG GTTGGTGGAGGCCTTGAAGAGTAGGCAGTAA